A genomic window from Alkalihalobacillus sp. AL-G includes:
- the coxB gene encoding cytochrome c oxidase subunit II, with protein sequence MKRWLRLGRIVPVFGLMMLGLMGCGDPSMSALQPQGKGADAVFDLMILSLVIMIVVLVVVFILFTYVLIKFRKRKGDDSIPEQVEGNHLLEVLWTAIPIVLLLILAVPTVITTFDLAVSEKSAEKSASAADGEEAKEEGPMTVKVTAHQFWWEFEYPELGVVTAQELYLPVDKKTNIDLSSADVLHSFWVPAISGKMDTNPGDKLVNKMWMHPTETGTFQGACAELCGDAHALMYFKVKVVEQEEFDAWIESMKQVKFAEASSDVAEGQKIFENNCLQCHAVGDKGGKVGPALTGFGDNEKVAGILDHTKENIMKWINNPQDVKPGNNMPDFNLDEPQLDALADYLLELKTAE encoded by the coding sequence ATGAAACGATGGCTACGACTCGGGCGCATTGTTCCGGTTTTCGGACTGATGATGCTCGGTTTAATGGGCTGCGGAGACCCATCAATGTCCGCACTGCAACCTCAGGGAAAAGGTGCAGACGCAGTTTTTGATCTAATGATTCTTAGTCTTGTGATTATGATTGTTGTTCTTGTGGTTGTTTTTATTCTGTTTACGTATGTATTAATCAAATTCAGAAAGCGAAAAGGTGATGACTCAATTCCAGAACAGGTTGAAGGAAATCACCTGCTAGAAGTACTTTGGACTGCGATTCCGATTGTTTTGCTACTAATCCTTGCAGTTCCTACTGTAATCACAACGTTCGACCTTGCCGTCAGCGAAAAGAGTGCTGAGAAGTCTGCTTCTGCAGCAGATGGTGAAGAAGCAAAAGAGGAAGGACCAATGACTGTAAAAGTTACAGCGCACCAATTCTGGTGGGAATTCGAATATCCTGAACTCGGGGTAGTGACGGCACAAGAGCTGTACTTACCAGTTGATAAAAAGACAAACATTGACTTAAGCTCAGCAGATGTTCTTCATTCTTTCTGGGTGCCTGCGATTTCCGGCAAAATGGACACGAATCCAGGGGATAAGCTCGTGAATAAAATGTGGATGCATCCTACCGAAACCGGAACATTCCAGGGTGCTTGTGCAGAGTTATGTGGAGATGCCCATGCTTTAATGTATTTTAAAGTTAAAGTTGTCGAACAAGAAGAGTTTGATGCATGGATTGAAAGCATGAAACAGGTTAAATTTGCTGAAGCATCCTCAGATGTAGCCGAGGGGCAAAAAATCTTTGAGAATAACTGTTTGCAATGTCATGCAGTCGGTGATAAAGGTGGTAAAGTTGGACCTGCTTTAACCGGCTTTGGTGATAATGAAAAGGTAGCAGGAATTCTTGACCACACGAAAGAGAACATTATGAAATGGATAAACAATCCACAGGATGTAAAGCCTGGTAACAATATGCCGGACTTTAACCTTGATGAACCACAATTAGATGCACTAGCAGACTACCTATTGGAGCTAAAGACCGCTGAGTAA
- a CDS encoding cytochrome c oxidase subunit 3, which translates to MNVGERLTDQNFPESPEKSTLEGKNKFLGFWLFLGGETVLFATLFGTYLGLRNSFGKGPEASEIFSLPITFAATIILLTSSLTSVYAVLALKENRVKAMRGWFFVTLLLGLGFLALEIYEFMHYVHEGHTFTSGAFGSAFYTLVGFHGGHVLFGCLWVITLLIRNSGRGLTLHNAPKYYLFALYWHFVDVVWVFIFTVVYLMGKVG; encoded by the coding sequence ATGAACGTAGGTGAACGATTAACCGACCAAAACTTCCCTGAATCCCCTGAGAAATCAACGCTGGAAGGTAAGAATAAGTTTTTAGGATTCTGGTTGTTTTTAGGCGGTGAAACCGTACTATTTGCAACATTGTTCGGGACATATCTTGGATTACGTAATTCGTTCGGCAAAGGGCCAGAGGCTTCTGAAATTTTTTCTCTGCCGATTACATTTGCAGCAACCATCATCTTACTGACGAGTAGTTTGACTAGTGTGTATGCTGTATTAGCATTAAAGGAAAATCGTGTCAAAGCGATGAGAGGCTGGTTTTTTGTAACGTTATTGCTTGGTCTTGGCTTCCTTGCATTAGAAATTTATGAATTTATGCATTATGTACACGAGGGACACACCTTTACGTCGGGTGCGTTTGGATCTGCCTTCTATACACTAGTCGGATTCCACGGGGGACACGTATTATTCGGTTGTTTATGGGTTATTACTCTCCTCATTCGAAACAGTGGACGTGGTTTGACGTTGCACAATGCACCAAAATACTACCTGTTTGCTCTTTACTGGCACTTTGTCGACGTTGTATGGGTATTCATCTTTACAGTCGTATACTTAATGGGAAAGGTGGGGTAA
- the ctaD gene encoding cytochrome c oxidase subunit I produces the protein MSNAHTANKSALWDWLTTVDHKKIGILYLVSGGFFFLIGGLEALLIRIQLMKPESTFLTGDLYNQVLTMHGTTMIFLAAMPIIFAFMNAVVPLQIGARDVAFPFLNSLGFWLFFFGGVLLNLSWFLGGAPDAGWTAYAPLSTVSSGNGVDFYVLGLQIAGAGTLMGGINFLVTIINMRAPGMTFMRMPLFTWTAFITSGLILFAFPALTIGFFLLMFDRVFQANFFNVQMGGNPIIWEHIFWIFGHPEVYILILPAFGIISEVVATFSKKRLFGYSAMVFATVLIGFLGFMVWAHHMFTVGLGPVANSIFAVATMAIAIPTGVKIFNWVFTMWGGQIRFTTANLFAVGFIPTFVMGGVTGVMLAVAPADYQYHDSYFVVAHFHYVIVGGLILGLFAGLYYWYPRIFGKMLNETIGKWNFWTFFIGFHLTFFPQHFLGLMGMPRRYFTYPEGLGLGWMNYISTIGAFFMTIGTILFVYNVIITHSKGKIVSGDPWDGRTLEWAIPNPTPHYNFLQTPLVRGLDALWIEKMAGNKKMTPAEPVGDIHMPNNSILPLIMSFGFFIAGFGFIYFNEGGILALLAIIVGIGIGFACMFLRSWIDDHGYHIHKEDLPKEDKGVDA, from the coding sequence GTGAGTAACGCACATACAGCGAATAAAAGCGCATTATGGGATTGGCTGACAACAGTCGACCATAAGAAAATTGGTATTTTATACCTTGTATCCGGCGGTTTTTTCTTCTTAATCGGTGGATTAGAGGCCTTGTTAATCCGAATACAATTGATGAAACCTGAGAGTACTTTTTTAACTGGTGATCTTTATAATCAGGTTCTGACGATGCATGGAACAACCATGATCTTCCTGGCAGCGATGCCGATCATATTTGCATTCATGAATGCAGTGGTGCCATTACAAATCGGTGCCCGCGACGTTGCGTTCCCATTCTTGAACTCTTTAGGTTTTTGGTTGTTCTTCTTCGGTGGAGTTCTTTTAAACCTAAGTTGGTTCTTGGGTGGCGCGCCTGATGCAGGATGGACAGCTTATGCACCGCTTTCCACGGTATCAAGTGGAAATGGCGTTGATTTTTATGTATTAGGACTACAGATTGCGGGGGCAGGTACCCTTATGGGTGGTATCAACTTCCTCGTAACAATCATTAATATGAGAGCGCCGGGAATGACGTTCATGCGTATGCCGTTGTTTACATGGACTGCATTCATTACTTCTGGATTGATTCTTTTTGCTTTCCCGGCATTAACAATCGGATTTTTCCTTCTTATGTTCGATCGGGTATTTCAAGCGAACTTCTTTAATGTTCAAATGGGCGGGAACCCTATTATCTGGGAGCATATATTCTGGATTTTCGGTCACCCTGAAGTTTACATTTTGATTCTACCGGCATTCGGTATTATTTCAGAGGTTGTCGCAACATTTTCAAAGAAACGTTTATTCGGATACAGTGCAATGGTTTTCGCAACTGTATTAATCGGATTTCTCGGATTCATGGTTTGGGCTCACCACATGTTTACAGTTGGTTTAGGACCTGTTGCAAACTCGATCTTTGCTGTTGCAACAATGGCGATTGCAATCCCGACTGGTGTGAAAATTTTCAACTGGGTATTCACGATGTGGGGTGGTCAGATCCGCTTTACGACGGCAAACCTATTCGCAGTCGGCTTTATTCCAACCTTCGTAATGGGTGGAGTAACTGGGGTAATGCTTGCTGTAGCCCCTGCTGATTACCAATACCATGACAGCTACTTTGTAGTTGCTCATTTCCACTATGTTATTGTAGGTGGATTGATACTCGGATTATTTGCGGGTCTTTACTACTGGTATCCGCGAATATTTGGAAAGATGCTTAATGAGACAATTGGAAAATGGAATTTCTGGACGTTCTTTATCGGATTCCACCTAACATTTTTCCCGCAACATTTCCTTGGTCTAATGGGTATGCCACGTCGATACTTTACGTACCCTGAAGGACTCGGATTAGGATGGATGAACTACATCAGTACAATCGGTGCGTTCTTTATGACAATCGGAACAATCCTATTCGTATACAATGTCATCATTACACATTCGAAAGGTAAGATTGTCAGTGGAGATCCATGGGATGGACGTACGCTTGAATGGGCGATTCCAAACCCGACGCCGCACTACAACTTCTTGCAAACACCACTTGTGCGTGGACTAGACGCATTATGGATAGAGAAGATGGCAGGGAACAAAAAAATGACTCCAGCAGAGCCTGTTGGTGACATCCATATGCCGAATAATTCGATTCTGCCATTGATCATGTCGTTCGGATTCTTTATCGCAGGATTCGGATTTATTTACTTTAATGAAGGCGGTATTCTTGCTCTACTTGCAATAATCGTAGGAATCGGTATCGGATTTGCTTGTATGTTCCTTCGTTCTTGGATTGATGACCATGGATATCATATTCATAAAGAGGACTTGCCAAAAGAGGATAAGGGGGTTGACGCATAA
- the cyoE gene encoding heme o synthase, whose translation MSKTNTTTYEASSRVMEPGPLSESNPTGTWKDFLTLAKMGIVMSNLITVFAGLWIAIQYTDQSLIANIPTALFTLLGSALVIAGGCSLNNYIDRDIDHLMERTHERPTVTGRIEANQVLWVGIIVSALGTLLLMFASLMAALLGVIGLFVYVVVYTLWLKRTHSINTVIGGISGAIPPLIGWAAIDPDLHMTAWHLFLIMFLWQPPHFLALAMKRCEEYRKAGIPMLPVVSGFEMTKRQMVIYVAALLPVSLYLYHFGTVYVIVAAILGLGWLALGIAGFFMKNDIKWARLMFVYSLNYLTIMFIVMIIVNRG comes from the coding sequence ATGAGCAAAACGAATACGACAACTTATGAAGCATCTAGCAGAGTGATGGAACCAGGCCCATTGTCTGAGTCCAACCCTACCGGCACTTGGAAAGACTTTCTGACCCTAGCAAAAATGGGGATTGTCATGTCCAATCTAATAACGGTGTTTGCTGGTCTATGGATAGCGATTCAATACACCGATCAAAGCTTAATAGCAAACATTCCTACTGCATTGTTTACACTGCTGGGTTCAGCACTAGTCATTGCAGGTGGATGTAGCTTGAACAATTACATTGATCGTGACATCGACCACTTGATGGAACGAACTCATGAACGCCCTACCGTTACGGGAAGGATTGAAGCTAATCAAGTATTATGGGTCGGTATCATCGTATCTGCACTTGGAACATTACTATTGATGTTCGCCTCCTTAATGGCTGCATTGCTTGGTGTGATCGGACTTTTTGTTTATGTAGTAGTGTATACTCTCTGGTTGAAGCGTACACACTCCATTAACACAGTTATTGGCGGAATCTCTGGGGCTATCCCTCCGCTTATCGGTTGGGCAGCGATAGATCCAGATTTGCATATGACAGCATGGCATTTGTTCTTGATTATGTTTTTATGGCAGCCGCCTCACTTTTTAGCATTAGCTATGAAAAGATGCGAGGAGTATCGTAAAGCTGGCATCCCAATGCTTCCAGTAGTATCTGGTTTTGAAATGACAAAGCGACAGATGGTCATATACGTCGCAGCATTACTTCCGGTAAGCTTGTATCTGTATCATTTCGGCACGGTATATGTAATTGTCGCAGCAATTTTGGGATTAGGGTGGCTTGCTCTTGGTATAGCGGGATTCTTTATGAAAAACGACATCAAATGGGCCCGTCTTATGTTTGTTTATTCCCTTAATTATTTGACTATCATGTTTATCGTCATGATCATCGTAAATCGGGGTTGA